Below is a genomic region from Thermomicrobiales bacterium.
GCTTGGCATGCGCGCCCTGATCTTCTCGGCCAACGTCGGGCTGAGCGAGGAGGACGGCGAAGAGGTTGATGCATCGTCGATGTCGGGCATCTTCCTCTGGCTGACGGTTGCTATGTCGCTGGTCTTCTCGATCGGCCTGTTCTTTGTCACGCCGGTCGTCACCGTCGATTTGCTCAGCCGCTGGATCGACAATCACCACGTCATCAACATTATTGAAGGCATCGTCCGCCTGGCGATTCTGATCGGCTACATGGTCGCCATCTCGTTCATGAACGACATTCGGCGGGTGTTCGGCTACCACGGTGCCGAGCACATGACGATCAACGCCTGGGAACGTGGCCTGCCGGTTGATGTCGAGCACGTCCGCGAGCAGAGTCTGCGCCATGTCCGCTGTGGCACCGGCTTCCTGCTCATCGTCGTTGTGATCTCGATCCTGTTCTTCCTGCTGCTGGGTCGACCAGTCTGGTATCTGCTGTATGGCTCACGGATCGTGCTGGTGCCGGTCATCGCCGGCGTCGCCTACGAGATCATCCGCGCCGGTGCGGCCCACGCGAACAACCCGATCATGCGGGTTATCCTCGCGCCGGGCCTGGCCCTGCAGGGCGTCACGACCCGCCCGCCAGACGACTCGATGATCGAGGTCGCGATTGCGGCATTCAAGCGCGTGATTGCAACCGATGGTCTGATCACCGAGAGCGAGCTGGATCCGGCCGTCATCCCGGTTGGCGCAGACGCCCAGCCACTGAGCGGTGTCGGTAGCAGACTGGCGGAGCCGGTCCCGGCCCCGGCCGAGGTCTAGCCGATGCATACGCTCGATCCTGGTGCTACCCCATCAGATGACGCCGCCCTCGTGCACGAGGAATCGCCTGCCCCGACGTCTACAATCGTCGTCCGTCAGATCGACGGGGCCGACGAGATGGAAGAGGTCTTCCGCATTCGGGACGAGGTGTTCGTCCGTGAGCAGCGCCTGACCAACGACGCCCGCCGCGACCCCGACGACCGCACAAGCATTCACTTCCTCGCCTGGCGAGATGGCCAGCCGCTGGGAACAGGACGGCTCACCGTCTTCGGACGCGAGGCGCAGGTCGCCTGGGTGGCGGTGCGC
It encodes:
- a CDS encoding DUF1385 domain-containing protein, with protein sequence MAKAFYYGGQAVMEGVMMRGRSSMAVGVRTPEGEIVVWEEPIEPGPVVRSVRNIPLLRGAVVLWDTMLLGMRALIFSANVGLSEEDGEEVDASSMSGIFLWLTVAMSLVFSIGLFFVTPVVTVDLLSRWIDNHHVINIIEGIVRLAILIGYMVAISFMNDIRRVFGYHGAEHMTINAWERGLPVDVEHVREQSLRHVRCGTGFLLIVVVISILFFLLLGRPVWYLLYGSRIVLVPVIAGVAYEIIRAGAAHANNPIMRVILAPGLALQGVTTRPPDDSMIEVAIAAFKRVIATDGLITESELDPAVIPVGADAQPLSGVGSRLAEPVPAPAEV
- a CDS encoding GNAT family N-acetyltransferase: MHEESPAPTSTIVVRQIDGADEMEEVFRIRDEVFVREQRLTNDARRDPDDRTSIHFLAWRDGQPLGTGRLTVFGREAQVAWVAVRAAARRGGLGLAVMQAIIERAELENTAYIVLNAQAHAITFYENLGFEIVGPEFTMGGIAHHVMIRRNGNT